A single window of Treponema denticola ATCC 35405 DNA harbors:
- the ispE gene encoding 4-(cytidine 5'-diphospho)-2-C-methyl-D-erythritol kinase, whose protein sequence is MIKSAISLKAHAKINLHLEVLGKRSDGFHDIVSVFAPISLADELLMQRKPDKKECKVLSPLAELPAENTITRAYEEFKNFAGISEGISVRILKRIPEGAGLGGGSSDAASVLRGLNDMFSTGLAEEDLRAIALKIGSDVPFFLGNEAAVVRGRGETIKRVSVFSDYFGILIYPEIKSATPRAYSLLGRKESEILNPAFNPELFCGKDCREWPFFNSFEDVLFTEYPAIKKAKQDLLTNGADFALMSGAGSSVFGLFKNEKTVKNAYSKLLAEYGRCFFFLLLAF, encoded by the coding sequence ATGATTAAAAGTGCGATTAGCCTTAAAGCTCATGCAAAAATTAATCTGCATTTGGAAGTTTTAGGAAAGAGAAGCGACGGATTTCATGACATCGTAAGTGTTTTTGCTCCGATTTCTCTTGCCGATGAGCTTTTGATGCAAAGAAAACCGGATAAAAAAGAATGTAAGGTATTGTCTCCTTTGGCTGAATTGCCGGCAGAAAATACAATTACAAGAGCTTATGAAGAGTTTAAAAACTTTGCCGGTATTTCTGAAGGCATTTCCGTTAGGATTTTAAAAAGAATCCCTGAAGGTGCCGGATTGGGAGGCGGGTCTTCCGATGCCGCTTCGGTTTTGCGGGGGCTTAACGATATGTTTTCTACCGGTTTAGCGGAAGAAGACTTAAGGGCTATAGCTTTGAAAATAGGAAGCGATGTTCCCTTTTTTTTGGGAAATGAGGCTGCGGTTGTAAGAGGCCGCGGAGAAACGATAAAAAGGGTTTCAGTTTTTTCAGATTATTTTGGGATTTTGATTTATCCCGAAATAAAAAGCGCTACACCCAGGGCTTACAGCCTTTTAGGCCGTAAAGAATCGGAGATACTGAATCCTGCTTTTAATCCTGAGCTTTTTTGCGGTAAAGATTGCCGTGAATGGCCTTTTTTTAACAGTTTTGAAGACGTTCTTTTTACGGAATATCCTGCAATAAAAAAGGCAAAACAAGACCTTTTAACTAACGGGGCTGATTTTGCTCTTATGAGCGGTGCCGGTTCTTCAGTTTTCGGGCTTTTTAAAAATGAAAAAACCGTCAAAAATGCTTATTCTAAGCTTTTAGCCGAATATGGACGATGTTTTTTCTTTTTGTTACTTGCGTTCTGA
- the tilS gene encoding tRNA lysidine(34) synthetase TilS: MAKSFLKDVLLGFSSLCDRTAAPLRLLLAVSGGADSMAMLSAFLELKSDINAEIFVLTVNHNIRPEKETLGDAQFVLDFCNDKCPCILAEIPKNTVFDEAKNRKTGIEDAARFLRYNEFEKAADSLNADYILTAHNKNDNYETVLMRLFQGSEPEALMGISPRRGRFIRPMLNISRSEIEEYLKEKNIPWREDATNLEASYLRNKVRHNLLPVLSICFDGWQSGLDKSLAKIKAQNDFVIASYKTKKEEWVLDKKEDCCRCKFLFFLSLDEALKLKFLQEGLILLKGKRRIPYSVFDDLMKLSDTKKIIFSGGFCIKKEGDEVLLFKAVTEEKTSEVFYSIWIDKPCSFDTPAGNFKALENDDGFFIVHESDKTCGIGPFKPPFCVRSRLFGDEIETSSGSKKSVKKIINEWNIDYENRNILPIIEEGGVVKGIYGAVFGKKNWYVVGDLGVKR; the protein is encoded by the coding sequence ATGGCAAAATCGTTTTTAAAAGATGTGCTTTTAGGCTTTTCCTCCTTATGCGATAGAACGGCGGCACCTTTGAGACTCCTGCTTGCCGTTTCAGGAGGAGCCGATTCTATGGCCATGCTTTCAGCCTTTTTGGAATTGAAGAGCGATATAAATGCCGAAATTTTTGTACTGACTGTAAACCACAATATAAGACCCGAAAAAGAAACCTTAGGCGATGCCCAATTTGTTTTAGATTTTTGTAATGATAAATGTCCATGTATTTTGGCCGAAATTCCTAAAAATACGGTATTTGATGAGGCTAAAAATAGAAAAACCGGAATTGAAGATGCTGCCCGCTTTTTAAGGTACAATGAGTTTGAAAAGGCTGCCGACTCCTTAAATGCCGATTATATTCTAACGGCCCATAATAAAAATGATAATTATGAAACGGTTTTGATGAGGCTCTTTCAAGGCTCCGAGCCTGAAGCCCTTATGGGGATTTCTCCAAGACGGGGAAGATTTATACGCCCCATGCTTAATATCAGCCGCTCGGAAATAGAAGAATATTTAAAAGAAAAAAATATCCCGTGGAGAGAAGATGCTACTAATCTTGAAGCCTCATATCTTAGAAATAAGGTCAGACACAATCTTCTTCCTGTTTTGAGTATCTGCTTTGACGGCTGGCAAAGCGGCTTGGATAAAAGTTTGGCAAAAATAAAGGCTCAAAACGATTTTGTTATTGCCTCATATAAAACAAAAAAAGAAGAATGGGTATTGGATAAAAAGGAAGATTGCTGCCGATGTAAATTTCTTTTTTTTCTAAGCCTTGACGAAGCCTTAAAACTTAAATTTCTTCAAGAAGGCCTTATTCTTTTAAAAGGAAAAAGAAGGATACCTTACTCGGTCTTTGACGATTTGATGAAGCTTTCCGATACTAAAAAGATAATTTTTTCCGGCGGCTTTTGTATAAAAAAAGAAGGAGATGAAGTATTGCTTTTTAAGGCCGTAACCGAAGAAAAGACAAGCGAAGTTTTTTATTCTATCTGGATTGATAAGCCTTGCTCCTTTGATACCCCTGCCGGAAATTTTAAGGCCTTAGAAAATGATGACGGCTTCTTTATAGTGCATGAAAGCGATAAAACCTGCGGTATAGGTCCTTTTAAGCCTCCCTTTTGTGTGCGTTCACGCCTCTTTGGAGATGAAATTGAGACCTCTTCGGGCTCAAAAAAATCGGTAAAAAAAATTATAAATGAGTGGAATATAGACTATGAAAATAGAAATATTTTGCCGATAATCGAAGAGGGCGGGGTAGTTAAAGGTATATACGGAGCCGTTTTCGGCAAAAAAAATTGGTATGTTGTAGGGGATTTAGGAGTAAAGAGATGA
- a CDS encoding tetratricopeptide repeat protein: MKYSCRFKCFKLKHRLCAFFILICIGIYANQTEGVNLSAALSYLQNSAKLFTEEKWKEALFEAQLGEVYDSKTADFLYIQAVCSLKLNYPNDDVLQKVNAACTDGMIWRLYDINAGRLLAAQVNTRMLKYKEALDLVKRLPFESAESDYVRADALYGLGRYDEAKQLISEALDRWAFNSSFAKLFFLRERGKKVNFLGKKLAEHIISRLYAWQDEDPSLLLLASPFETKSEENIRRLKLYRGMYLPFTESYDLDDLYNRSYSTLLCLRYGIIDEQTAVNEFLSAKVYYFNPILKEYILTQAMYESHLVELLRLVVNSELRNELKNFLSVYEGLVVDDENGDLIIDSKIYYKNGRPWCAEFDSLQTGYPEYTVECNFGIPSVIHGKKNEYSVSYDSYPAVKNFTKNGKKYTMRPLDLNWAPIELKELNLKLYGMHQKQQAFFSLKVGKNVRSLHEGALIYSAAFSEENTSYIDGGIKKVFFDKGIPIKAEVTVLGEPYSQTNYRKGLPVFENIDKDGDGYFETRIEYDPKGVLKRIDMDLNKNKLYEYSEYHQKDGSVTKVWDSDEDGSYEITYTQYENGDSQTEWIHPKLNKKIRVSYKNGVPFQLFDGKENLLLIPSDKGNLFWLNRSPTNIEKVNEKIIEIFNQTTLPVVSYMFGINNIEVFAVRSGGFVFAEIVNE, translated from the coding sequence ATGAAATATTCCTGTAGATTTAAGTGTTTTAAACTCAAGCATAGATTATGTGCTTTTTTTATTTTAATTTGTATAGGTATTTATGCAAATCAAACTGAGGGGGTAAATTTATCTGCTGCCCTATCATATTTGCAGAATTCCGCTAAGCTCTTTACCGAAGAAAAATGGAAGGAAGCCTTATTTGAGGCCCAGCTTGGTGAAGTTTATGATTCGAAAACCGCCGATTTTTTATATATTCAGGCAGTATGCAGTTTAAAATTAAATTATCCTAATGACGATGTATTGCAGAAAGTCAATGCTGCCTGTACCGATGGAATGATCTGGCGTTTATACGATATAAATGCCGGCCGCTTATTGGCAGCTCAAGTCAATACACGGATGTTAAAATACAAGGAAGCTCTGGATCTTGTCAAACGTTTACCCTTTGAATCTGCCGAGTCGGACTATGTAAGGGCAGATGCCCTCTATGGCTTGGGGCGATATGATGAGGCAAAGCAGCTTATTTCCGAAGCTCTTGACCGCTGGGCCTTTAATTCTTCTTTTGCAAAATTGTTCTTTTTACGGGAACGCGGAAAAAAGGTAAACTTTTTAGGCAAAAAATTGGCCGAACATATAATTTCCCGCCTTTACGCGTGGCAGGATGAGGATCCGTCTCTCCTCTTGCTTGCAAGTCCATTTGAAACAAAATCGGAAGAAAATATCAGACGGCTGAAACTATATCGAGGTATGTACTTACCCTTTACCGAATCTTATGATCTTGACGACTTATATAACCGCTCTTATTCTACATTGCTTTGTCTAAGGTACGGTATAATAGATGAACAAACGGCTGTAAACGAATTTTTATCGGCTAAGGTTTATTATTTTAACCCGATTTTGAAGGAGTATATTCTTACTCAGGCTATGTATGAATCCCATTTGGTCGAGCTTTTACGCTTGGTTGTAAATTCCGAATTGAGAAATGAGCTTAAGAACTTTTTATCTGTTTATGAGGGTTTGGTTGTCGATGATGAAAATGGAGATCTGATTATAGATTCTAAAATCTATTATAAAAACGGCAGACCCTGGTGTGCCGAATTTGACAGCCTCCAAACAGGATATCCCGAATACACTGTGGAATGTAACTTCGGTATTCCCTCCGTAATTCACGGCAAAAAAAATGAATATTCGGTGTCCTATGATTCATATCCGGCCGTTAAAAATTTTACCAAAAACGGTAAAAAGTATACCATGCGCCCCCTTGACTTGAATTGGGCACCGATAGAATTAAAAGAATTAAACCTAAAGCTGTATGGCATGCACCAAAAACAACAGGCCTTTTTTTCTTTAAAAGTAGGCAAAAATGTAAGAAGTCTTCATGAAGGTGCATTGATTTACTCCGCTGCATTTTCTGAAGAAAATACTTCGTACATAGACGGAGGCATAAAAAAAGTATTCTTTGATAAGGGTATCCCGATAAAGGCCGAGGTAACTGTGCTAGGGGAGCCATACTCGCAAACTAATTACAGAAAAGGCTTACCTGTTTTTGAAAACATAGATAAAGACGGAGACGGTTATTTTGAAACAAGGATTGAGTATGATCCAAAGGGTGTATTAAAAAGGATAGATATGGATTTAAATAAAAATAAACTCTATGAATATTCGGAATACCATCAAAAAGACGGCTCCGTTACAAAGGTTTGGGACAGCGATGAGGACGGTTCCTACGAAATTACATATACACAATATGAAAATGGCGACTCTCAAACCGAATGGATTCATCCCAAGCTGAATAAAAAAATCCGTGTCAGTTATAAAAACGGTGTTCCTTTCCAATTGTTTGACGGAAAAGAAAACCTTCTGCTCATTCCTTCGGATAAGGGAAACCTGTTCTGGCTTAATCGGAGTCCTACAAATATTGAAAAAGTAAACGAAAAAATTATAGAAATATTTAACCAAACGACCCTTCCGGTTGTTTCCTATATGTTTGGTATAAATAATATCGAAGTTTTTGCCGTGCGCTCCGGAGGGTTTGTTTTTGCTGAAATCGTCAACGAATAA
- the dnaG gene encoding DNA primase has protein sequence MPKISSKTVDAVTEMTDIVSLVENYTRLEKRGANWWGCCPFHNEKTPSFNVVPDKKMYYCFGCHKGGGTINFLMEMEKLSFMEAVERLAKNAGIEVIYEGGSYVPDEGAKIKDQILDLYDKVAGSFHFLLTQNPTGKKALDYLLSRNVSPEIIEKFNLGYSPKDRKWLHSFLLSKNYSQDFLEKTGLFSKNYKKMAFFSDRLMFPICDRHGKTIAFGGRILEGDGAKYLNSSDMPQYKKGETVFAFHHALAEIRKSKSVILCEGYMDVLAFFQAGIENAVAPLGTALTEDQVKLLKSFAETFYLAFDSDKAGQEASYKAIKICRSMGVNVRVLYIKDGKDPSEILQKKGKEGLKFLLECAIVDDDYLIQIASMRFDISSPEGKASAIAFLFPYIEVLESDIQRESAISKLSSAFGVSQQAIFSDYVNREKKALRHIVDEVKQKPVDIRMNAELRLVLAVTANTDLFSRLRSQLSPDDFEDFYARHLFIVLEECYRDGAYTYANLMHRCGEEKLKEIVSQTISKGEFAENSEKIVDDGINFIKQNVLQKQKDKIIGRLRLLHGEKNIDTVNLTKELMEEKKSIDIQLNKLKGKVYD, from the coding sequence ATGCCTAAGATAAGTTCAAAAACAGTCGATGCAGTAACCGAAATGACAGATATTGTATCCCTTGTCGAGAACTATACCCGCTTGGAAAAACGGGGAGCAAATTGGTGGGGCTGCTGTCCCTTTCATAACGAAAAAACGCCTTCCTTTAATGTCGTTCCCGATAAAAAGATGTATTATTGTTTCGGCTGCCACAAGGGCGGTGGAACAATCAACTTTTTGATGGAAATGGAAAAGCTCTCCTTTATGGAAGCCGTGGAACGGCTTGCAAAAAATGCAGGCATCGAGGTTATCTATGAAGGCGGCTCCTATGTCCCGGACGAAGGAGCAAAAATTAAAGACCAAATCTTAGATCTTTACGACAAGGTCGCAGGGAGTTTTCATTTTCTCTTGACCCAAAATCCTACAGGGAAAAAGGCTCTTGACTACCTCCTTTCCCGTAACGTTTCTCCGGAAATAATCGAAAAATTTAATCTGGGCTATTCTCCAAAGGATAGAAAATGGCTCCATAGTTTTTTATTGTCAAAAAACTATTCTCAAGACTTTTTAGAAAAGACAGGCCTTTTTTCTAAAAACTATAAAAAGATGGCTTTTTTTTCCGATAGGCTTATGTTTCCTATTTGCGACCGTCACGGTAAAACGATAGCCTTCGGAGGCCGCATTTTGGAAGGCGATGGGGCTAAATATCTCAATTCCTCGGATATGCCGCAATATAAAAAGGGTGAAACGGTTTTTGCCTTTCACCACGCCTTAGCCGAAATTCGAAAATCAAAATCGGTAATCTTATGTGAAGGCTACATGGACGTTTTAGCCTTTTTTCAGGCCGGAATCGAAAATGCCGTTGCCCCCTTAGGGACAGCCCTTACCGAAGATCAGGTAAAACTTTTAAAATCCTTTGCCGAAACCTTTTATCTTGCCTTTGACTCGGATAAGGCCGGACAAGAAGCTTCCTACAAGGCTATAAAAATTTGCCGCAGTATGGGCGTGAATGTGCGTGTTTTATACATAAAAGATGGAAAGGACCCTTCCGAAATTCTACAAAAAAAAGGAAAAGAAGGCTTGAAATTTCTTTTGGAATGTGCTATAGTAGACGATGATTATCTTATACAAATTGCATCCATGAGATTTGATATAAGCAGTCCGGAAGGAAAGGCCTCAGCTATAGCCTTTTTGTTTCCGTATATTGAGGTCCTGGAATCCGATATTCAAAGGGAGTCTGCTATTTCTAAACTTTCATCGGCCTTTGGTGTCAGTCAACAAGCAATTTTCAGCGATTATGTGAACCGCGAAAAAAAGGCTCTAAGGCATATAGTTGACGAAGTAAAACAAAAGCCGGTAGATATAAGGATGAATGCCGAGTTACGATTGGTTCTTGCCGTTACGGCAAATACGGATCTGTTTTCTCGTTTGCGTTCACAATTGAGCCCCGATGATTTTGAGGATTTTTATGCCAGACATTTGTTTATTGTTTTAGAAGAATGTTATAGAGATGGTGCCTATACTTATGCGAATCTGATGCACAGATGCGGGGAAGAAAAATTAAAAGAAATTGTTTCTCAAACAATTTCTAAGGGTGAATTCGCCGAGAACTCTGAAAAGATAGTCGATGACGGCATAAATTTTATAAAACAAAACGTTCTACAAAAACAAAAAGACAAAATCATAGGCAGACTGAGATTATTACATGGAGAAAAGAATATCGATACCGTAAACTTGACAAAAGAATTAATGGAAGAAAAAAAAAGTATCGATATTCAATTAAACAAATTAAAGGGAAAGGTGTATGACTGA
- a CDS encoding Rpn family recombination-promoting nuclease/putative transposase, with protein sequence MQKLFKITLRNDYAFKRVFGVEENKDVLQDLLECILDIPPETIAGLELLDKEFHKELLSEKLGILDIKLRLKDGTFVDIEIQNSWHFDFPERTLYYWSKMYNENIKQGQDYTKLPKCITINLIGKDFDKNKRLHNKYLVLEKDTKEPLVSKLEIHILNLEKAKLLKEAQCKDNKTKRLLNWLKFIETDDREVREMLEQESPMMAKANTAISVMEMSSKDKWLYDSRMKYEHDRASCISEGYRQGLEQGIDRGISQGAYQAKLETAKLMKDMNYPISDICTISGLKKEEIEKL encoded by the coding sequence ATGCAAAAACTTTTTAAAATAACTTTACGCAACGACTACGCATTTAAGCGTGTATTCGGAGTGGAAGAAAACAAAGATGTTCTGCAGGATTTGCTGGAATGTATACTAGACATTCCCCCTGAAACAATCGCAGGTTTGGAGCTCTTGGATAAGGAGTTTCATAAGGAGCTTTTAAGTGAAAAGCTCGGTATCTTGGATATCAAGTTAAGGCTAAAAGACGGAACCTTTGTCGATATTGAAATTCAAAACAGTTGGCATTTTGATTTTCCTGAAAGAACCTTGTATTATTGGTCTAAAATGTATAATGAAAACATAAAACAAGGTCAAGACTATACAAAACTGCCAAAGTGTATTACAATAAATTTGATAGGAAAAGACTTTGATAAAAATAAGCGTTTGCACAACAAGTATCTTGTTTTGGAAAAAGATACAAAAGAGCCTTTAGTTTCAAAACTTGAGATTCATATATTGAACCTTGAAAAAGCAAAGCTGTTAAAAGAAGCTCAATGTAAAGATAATAAAACTAAACGCTTATTAAACTGGCTGAAATTTATCGAAACTGATGACAGGGAGGTAAGGGAAATGTTAGAACAGGAATCGCCGATGATGGCAAAAGCAAATACCGCTATTTCTGTAATGGAAATGAGCTCTAAAGATAAATGGTTATATGATTCCCGTATGAAATACGAGCATGACAGGGCTTCATGTATAAGCGAAGGTTATCGACAAGGACTTGAACAGGGAATTGATCGAGGAATATCCCAAGGAGCCTACCAAGCCAAACTTGAAACGGCAAAGTTAATGAAAGATATGAATTATCCGATTAGTGATATTTGCACAATATCAGGTCTAAAGAAAGAGGAAATCGAAAAGCTATGA
- a CDS encoding S1C family serine protease, which translates to MDYSDRSSVLYQVDYAEKLLKSGKITDALIRSRILHLNTKNFEEVDKINLKSIEKTEAAFLQSIEEKNWDEAVRYFRSLTSIGKRPAGWTEERLFEERNILWKKNADLPLLNLQNKKNPSAGSASFPQNIDEMIKGSLTVWVNRGTRIQRGYASPDIVIGSGFFIDSRGYFITNYHVIQSEVDKKYNGYSRLYIKSPDNPNIKIPARVVGWDPLFDLALVKTEYTPQFIFNLGSSKDLGVGSRIYAIGSPAGLEKTLTSGIVSAKYRRLFSMVDIMQIDAAVNHGNSGGPIVDDKGLVQAVVFAGLERNEGLNFAIPVELLKAVLPDLYKGGEVKHTWLGCHGQNQKSGSGNAGRVSDGVLVNYVLPDGPFSISGINEGTVIKEVNGIPVNSVEEIQANLLSIAPETIVLIKGYQKNEAGVYEEKTWPVLCAERPLYPGNSVFRKDSIARSMLPVFGFKLESVGKKNSYRVAEVIPGSFASENAFGVNDYIEINGKRWDNENEEIIHVNIYTKKVRAGYMDSFMVLSAYLDNPLFF; encoded by the coding sequence GTGGATTATTCGGATAGATCCAGTGTATTGTATCAGGTTGATTACGCAGAAAAACTCCTTAAATCGGGTAAGATAACGGATGCTTTAATCCGCTCCCGGATTCTTCATCTTAACACAAAAAATTTTGAAGAAGTGGACAAGATTAATTTAAAGTCGATAGAAAAAACGGAAGCCGCATTTTTACAAAGCATAGAGGAAAAAAATTGGGATGAGGCTGTCAGGTATTTTAGGTCTCTTACCTCAATTGGAAAACGCCCTGCCGGATGGACGGAGGAGCGGCTTTTTGAAGAGAGGAATATCTTATGGAAAAAGAATGCCGATCTTCCCTTATTAAACTTACAAAATAAAAAAAATCCTTCAGCCGGTTCAGCTTCTTTTCCTCAAAATATAGATGAGATGATAAAGGGCTCTCTTACCGTTTGGGTGAATAGGGGAACACGCATACAAAGAGGTTATGCTTCGCCTGACATTGTTATAGGTTCGGGTTTTTTTATAGATTCCCGCGGTTATTTTATTACGAATTATCATGTTATTCAAAGCGAGGTTGATAAAAAATATAACGGCTATTCCAGACTTTATATTAAGTCTCCCGATAATCCAAATATAAAAATCCCTGCAAGGGTTGTAGGCTGGGATCCTCTTTTTGATCTGGCCTTGGTAAAGACCGAGTACACGCCTCAGTTTATTTTTAATCTGGGCTCTTCAAAGGATTTAGGAGTCGGAAGCCGTATTTATGCAATCGGTTCTCCGGCAGGTTTGGAAAAAACCCTTACCTCAGGTATAGTATCGGCAAAATACCGACGGCTTTTTTCTATGGTAGATATAATGCAGATAGATGCTGCCGTCAATCATGGGAATTCGGGCGGACCGATAGTGGATGATAAGGGTCTTGTTCAAGCCGTAGTATTTGCCGGTCTCGAAAGAAACGAGGGCCTTAATTTTGCAATCCCTGTTGAGCTTTTAAAGGCTGTTCTTCCCGATTTATATAAGGGCGGAGAAGTTAAGCATACTTGGCTTGGCTGTCACGGTCAAAACCAAAAAAGCGGCTCCGGTAATGCAGGCAGAGTTTCGGACGGGGTTCTTGTAAACTATGTTCTTCCTGACGGCCCTTTTTCAATTTCAGGTATAAATGAGGGTACCGTAATAAAAGAAGTTAACGGTATTCCGGTAAATTCGGTTGAAGAAATACAGGCCAATTTATTGTCTATAGCTCCTGAAACTATAGTCCTCATTAAAGGCTATCAAAAAAATGAAGCAGGTGTTTATGAAGAAAAAACTTGGCCTGTTTTATGTGCCGAACGTCCTTTATATCCGGGAAATTCCGTTTTTAGAAAGGACAGTATAGCAAGATCCATGCTTCCCGTTTTCGGATTTAAACTTGAATCGGTGGGAAAAAAGAATTCTTATAGGGTTGCAGAGGTTATCCCCGGAAGTTTTGCATCTGAAAATGCCTTTGGTGTAAATGACTATATTGAGATTAACGGGAAAAGATGGGATAATGAAAACGAAGAGATTATTCATGTAAATATTTATACAAAAAAGGTTAGGGCAGGTTATATGGACAGCTTTATGGTTTTAAGTGCCTATCTTGATAATCCCCTTTTCTTTTAA
- a CDS encoding DUF2804 domain-containing protein: MNHEVKEKQDLLNAQGHITEEGWARFPVWNYDRSKIKASAFKIKEWDYYSITNSKELWSLNTTMADLGFGALFSVSFIDLKKKAFSQEDAMTFFTFGKTGLKPSSLMDHKLEFKNKKMKLLFCKQGEKIIIQTDVPHMHLPCGKTGLKADIELTRNPNDESMNIATSWKENRKCFYLNEKVNCMPVSGTVSLGNDKITLEKNSSWAVLDWGRGFWTRKNRWYWSSGSGIVEGKRFGFNLGYGFTDRSPASENVIFYDGKIHKLTDVEFHIKNDEYLKPWNFISSDKRFEAEFIPAIDRSANTNLGLIKSVQHQVFGFFSGQAVLDEGKIVKFENFPAFAEDVLNVW; this comes from the coding sequence ATGAATCATGAAGTCAAGGAAAAACAAGATTTACTCAATGCGCAGGGTCATATCACCGAAGAAGGATGGGCAAGATTTCCTGTATGGAACTATGATAGAAGTAAGATTAAGGCTTCGGCATTTAAAATAAAGGAATGGGACTATTACAGCATAACCAATTCCAAGGAGCTTTGGAGCTTAAATACTACAATGGCAGACTTAGGTTTTGGAGCCTTATTTTCCGTTTCGTTTATTGACTTAAAAAAGAAAGCTTTTTCACAGGAAGATGCTATGACCTTCTTTACCTTCGGTAAAACAGGATTAAAACCTTCATCCCTAATGGATCATAAGCTTGAGTTTAAAAATAAAAAAATGAAACTGCTTTTTTGTAAGCAGGGAGAAAAAATTATTATACAAACAGATGTGCCTCATATGCACCTGCCTTGCGGAAAAACAGGGCTTAAAGCAGATATTGAGCTTACACGAAATCCGAATGATGAGAGTATGAACATAGCAACTTCATGGAAAGAAAACCGTAAGTGTTTTTACTTAAATGAAAAGGTCAACTGTATGCCGGTAAGCGGAACCGTAAGCCTTGGAAACGATAAAATCACTTTAGAAAAAAACAGCTCTTGGGCTGTACTGGATTGGGGCCGGGGTTTTTGGACAAGAAAGAACCGTTGGTATTGGTCAAGCGGGAGCGGTATAGTCGAAGGGAAGAGATTCGGCTTTAACCTAGGTTATGGTTTTACCGATAGGAGCCCTGCAAGCGAAAACGTAATTTTTTATGATGGAAAAATACATAAACTTACAGATGTGGAATTTCATATTAAAAATGATGAGTATTTAAAGCCTTGGAATTTCATATCAAGCGATAAACGTTTTGAAGCCGAGTTTATACCGGCTATAGACCGCTCGGCAAATACGAATTTAGGGCTTATAAAAAGCGTTCAACACCAAGTATTCGGCTTTTTTTCGGGTCAGGCAGTATTGGACGAAGGCAAGATTGTAAAATTCGAAAATTTTCCTGCCTTTGCTGAGGATGTATTAAATGTCTGGTAA
- the spoVG gene encoding septation regulator SpoVG encodes MEITEVRVQRVSPGNSLKAYANITFDDCFVLHNVRVIEGNDGLYIGMPSRKLSNGEFKNIAHPITAEFREKMTKAVLEVYEKTPIMPGQEAEI; translated from the coding sequence ATGGAAATTACAGAAGTCCGTGTTCAGAGAGTGAGTCCGGGGAATAGTTTAAAGGCTTATGCTAATATTACGTTTGATGATTGCTTTGTCCTTCATAATGTAAGAGTGATCGAGGGTAATGACGGTTTGTACATTGGAATGCCCAGCCGGAAGTTGAGTAACGGTGAGTTTAAAAATATAGCTCATCCTATCACTGCCGAGTTTAGGGAAAAGATGACAAAGGCTGTTTTGGAGGTTTACGAAAAAACACCTATTATGCCCGGGCAAGAGGCTGAAATCTAG
- a CDS encoding 50S ribosomal protein L25 produces the protein MEQRLLNANERSTYGKNAAVKMRKAGRIPAVMYDRHGKSVPIDVDEREFMKLFKLVTESTIVTLNAAGKDYEVFIKDFQHDIVSDKIKHIDFYEVERGKTLRTKVKIRLEGSPEGVRHGGILETGITELELECLPKDLPARIIVDVSALDVNQSLHVRDIKLPEAVTVLTSDDITVAAIKFAAAESTTPAATEGEETEAAAAAPEPAAEDK, from the coding sequence ATGGAACAGAGACTGTTAAACGCAAATGAAAGATCAACATATGGTAAAAATGCCGCTGTAAAAATGAGAAAAGCTGGAAGAATTCCCGCAGTAATGTATGATAGACACGGCAAATCCGTTCCTATTGATGTTGATGAAAGAGAATTTATGAAACTTTTTAAACTTGTTACCGAAAGTACTATTGTAACATTAAATGCCGCGGGAAAGGATTACGAAGTTTTTATTAAAGATTTTCAGCATGATATTGTTTCGGATAAGATTAAACATATCGACTTTTATGAAGTAGAAAGAGGAAAGACCTTACGTACAAAGGTTAAGATTAGACTTGAAGGTTCTCCCGAAGGTGTACGCCATGGTGGAATTCTTGAGACCGGTATTACCGAACTTGAACTTGAGTGTCTGCCTAAGGATCTTCCTGCCAGAATTATCGTTGATGTTTCTGCTCTTGATGTAAATCAATCGCTTCATGTCAGGGATATTAAGCTTCCTGAAGCCGTTACCGTTTTAACAAGCGATGATATAACGGTTGCTGCTATTAAGTTTGCTGCTGCTGAAAGTACAACACCGGCTGCAACTGAAGGTGAAGAAACCGAAGCTGCCGCTGCCGCACCCGAACCTGCTGCAGAGGATAAATAA